In the genome of Drosophila subpulchrella strain 33 F10 #4 breed RU33 chromosome 2L, RU_Dsub_v1.1 Primary Assembly, whole genome shotgun sequence, one region contains:
- the LOC119548283 gene encoding rho guanine nucleotide exchange factor 18: MDNAGEDSDNDVVTDFLNSNCSESSEALVNGGGGSSAHNRGASIESQNYCIPVINAPAPAPAPAAAAPAPNSNSTPASIINNNMIPIINVTPHSPAMASKYNNIFEDTLSQLQNIRETVVQMKNSSSTSQHMQDGSLGNHGLLSAAILSASLPDLTGTGAGPVAAGANYAMWSSTAPQQCLLLHTDRRKSWTAVDDANGGGGDCTNKSVSLSSLDSEEQETIRVTEQRRRSARNSTGGISTHSLNEAELARDFERIAAKRSLATEIISRIPLQKSISTSSIIAKEDIKAIARHLTDSEDENQSLLRAHAKIEVYDNVEKRPKRGSIFFRKKKPKAKTKSLVGGQLSACDVCGAAITLAQIKEHHLECKVKKMGGGQDFYDGPDANTYSNPEDQPLIRSDLQFLNDPLIEAQDLGADPALGIVLKEHDSWTPNVPRDMLKTLKELQIKRQEHIYEFIMTEKHHCQTLIVMQKVFVESLERHFPSLNLNSMFPRLQQLTDLHTCFLRQLRLKQREHPMVDSIADILLDFFSLEQAQCLRLAYGEFCANHRSALDQFKLCLTEPSFAEWYKHCLQNPLLKKKGIPECILFVTQRLTKYPLLIEPLLKSARDNKLETDKLQHALNLVKSLLVDVDACVAEKELRERQLEIYGRVDAKSFAIYKNKPFRKTELGVESRRRLKFDGLATLMQGRAKTQLVLVVVLTDCLCFLSENSGHNKYSFFTPEHKAGVVPLQKLLIREKAGTESRGIYIISSNPDFPEMYELKVQTPKDKNTWIQTIRQAVLDCPATDIIEAEDLTAEEKLRIGVNKRETIEKMRQKDIEQALLLEEKLMLQFNLLKEQQPFGDVPGSNSNGSAANFLAAFGSYKDLVSADCDTTELWRRVLNTVQDISQLASTIYTAATGQPVSRTLSSVGEKQSEQFASPTLPKRAETFAGFDEKRGKLASKLVLTPRLQELEEKREPKSGTGSVVDQPLENNYAVLQVSHHLQTLLCIISQQMTTIHNLQLQLALYRESPRSSAYTHKDQLEELRNLQDKQQEEKTAWQRQQKQQQEELAEMRAQQLQLQKQIKAEQEDVRQQREQLYKKMELLSSQGLLLSPSTPLPPVNTNHSHHVGHLDDNHETDNGLSGTGSSTPSVTGTVDRRKERWLSGPSNCKTPPVNLISANNAPKANSTLVKQKLPMKLSSLSSSGSSSTRVDKSASFNSASPAPYISSGSVQQMFPLKLADRRIGTPSNSASATTPTGIVPQHSRTGSSPAIIQQTTTAATPTQSAVSRADSAVHYTRTPTSSRTGIARTTGIGVATGPAPRAKPEEEEIYF, translated from the exons ATGGACAACGCGGGCGAGGACAGCGACAATGATGTGGTCACCGATTTCCTGAACTCCAACTGCAGCGAATCCTCTGAAGCACTGGTcaatggtggtggtggttcttCTGCCCACAACCGGGGCGCCTCCATCGAAAGCCAAAACTACTGCATACCCGTTATAAACGCACCTGCTCCTGCACCTGCGCCCGCTGCAGCTGCACCTGCTCCCAACTCCAATTCCACTCCCGCCAGCATTATCAACAACAACATGATACCCATCATCAATGTGACGCCTCACAGTCCGGCCATGGCCTCCAAATATAACAACATATTCGAGGACACGCTCAGCCAGCTGCAGAATATCCGGGAAACGGTCGTCCAGATGAAGAACTCCTCCTCAACCAGCCAGCACATGCAGGACGGCAGTTTGGGCAATCATGGTCTGCTCAGTGCGGCCATACTGAGTGCCTCGCTGCCGGATCTTACGGGCACGGGTGCAGGACCAGTTGCCGCTGGCGCCAACTATGCAATGTGGTCGTCCACGGCACCGCAGCAATGCCTGCTGCTGCACACGGACCGCAGGAAGTCGTGGACGGCAGTGGACGATGCCAACGGGGGTGGCGGTGACTGCACCAACAAGAGCGTTAGCCTATCCAGCCTGGACAGCGAGGAGCAGGAGACCATACGCGTCACCGAACAGCGACGAAGGTCGGCCAGAAACAGCACTGGAG GCATTTCCACCCACTCGCTAAACGAGGCGGAGCTGGCCCGTGATTTCGAGAGAATTGCAGCCAAACGGAGCCTGGCCACGGAAATCATTAGCCGGATACCGCTGCAAAAGAGCATATCGACGAGCTCCATTATTGCCAAGGAGGATATCAAGGCGATCGCCCGCCACCTCACGGACAGCGAGGATGAGAACCAAAGCCTGTTGCGGGCCCACGCAAAGATCGAGGTCTACGACAACGTAGAGAAGCGTCCCAAGCGCGGTTCCATATTCTTCCGCAAGAAGAAGCCCAAGGCGAAAACGAAGTCCCTAGTAGGAGGTCAACTTAGTGCTTGTGACGTTTGCGGTGCGGCCATCACGCTGGCGCAAATCAAGGAGCACCACCTTGAGTGCAAGGTGAAGAAGATGGGCGGGGGCCAGGACTTCTACGACGGGCCGGATGCCAACACCTATAGCAATCCAGAGGATCAGCCGCTGATACGTTCAGACTTGCAGTTTCTCAACGACCCACTCATCGAAGCGCAGGATCTGGGAGCTGATCCCGCTTTGGGCATCGTTCTCAAAGAACACGACTCTTGGACCCCGAATGTTCCCAGAGACATGCTCAAGACGCTGAAGGAACTGCAAATAAAGCGGCAGGAACATATCTATGAGTTCATCATGACCGAGAAGCACCACTGCCAGACCCTTATTGTCATGCAGAAGGTGTTCGTGGAGAGTCTGGAGCGGCACTTCCCATCCCTGAACCTAAACAGCATGTTTCCGCGTCTGCAACAGCTCACCGATCTGCACACCTGCTTCCTGCGGCAGTTGCGACTCAAACAGCGCGAGCATCCCATGGTGGACAGTATTGCCGACATCCTGTTGGACTTCTTCTCGTTGGAGCAAGCCCAGTGCCTGCGATTGGCCTATGGAGAGTTCTGCGCCAATCATCGAAGCGCCCTGGACCAGTTTAAGCTCTGCCTGACCGAGCCGAGTTTCGCCGAGTGGTACAAGCACTGTTTGCAGAATCCGTTACTCAAGAAAAAGGGCATCCCTGAGTGCATCTTATTCGTGACCCAGCGCCTCACCAAATATCCCTTGCTTATCGAACCGCTGCTGAAGAGTGCCAGGGATAACAAATTGGAGACAGACAAGCTGCAGCATGCCCTGAATCTGGTCAAATCTCTCCTGGTCGATGTTGATGCATGTGTGGCGGAGAAGGAGCTGCGCGAGCGACAGCTGGAGATTTATGGTCGTGTGGATGCGAAGTCCTTTGCGATCTACAAGAACAAGCCCTTCCGTAAAACTGAGCTTGGGGTGGAGTCACGACGTCGTCTGAAATTCGATGGATTGGCCACCCTGATGCAGGGCAGGGCCAAGACGCAGCTTGTTCTGGTGGTGGTTCTTACCGACTGCCTATGCTTTCTCAGCGAGAACTCCGGCCACAATAAGTACTCATTCTTTACGCCGGAACACAAGGCAGGTGTGGTTCCGCTCCAGAAACTGCTCATCCGCGAAAAGGCTGGCACCGAGTCCCGAGGAATATACATAATAAGCTCCAACCCTGACTTTCCCGAGATGTACGAGTTGAAAGTGCAGACGCCAAAGGACAAGAACACCTGGATTCAAACCATCCGTCAGGCTGTGCTTGACTGTCCAGCCACGGACATCATCGAGGCTGAGGATTTGACGGCAGAGGAAAAGCTGCGAATAGGCGTAAACAAGAGGGAAACCATAGAGAAGATGAGACAGAAGGATATTGAACAGGCTCTACTGCTAGAAGAGAAGCTGATGCTTCAGTTTAATTTGCTCAAGGAGCAGCAGCCCTTCGGAGACGTTCCCGGCTCAAATTCTAATGGCAGTGCGGCCAACTTCCTGGCAGCCTTTGGCTCGTACAAGGATCTCGTAAGCGCGGACTGTGACACGACTGAGCTCTGGCGCAGAGTGCTTAATACGGTGCAGGACATCAGCCAGTTGGCGTCCACCATCTATACAGCGGCCACGGGTCAGCCGGTGTCCAGAACCCTGAGCAGCGTGGGCGAGAAGCAGAGCGAGCAGTTCGCCTCACCCACGCTGCCAAAGCGGGCGGAAACATTTGCCGGATTCGATGAGAAGCGTGGCAAGCTGGCCTCCAAGCTGGTGCTCACGCCCCGTCTCCAGGAACTGGAGGAGAAGCGAGAACCAAAGAGCGGGACAGGCTCCGTGGTGGATCAGCCCTTGGAGAACAATTACGCGGTGCTACAGGTGTCGCACCATCTGCAAACTCTTCTGTGCATCATCTCCCAACAGATGACTACCATCCATAACTTGCAACTTCAGTTGGCCCTATACCGGGAGAGCCCTCGCTCAAGTGCTTACACGCACAAGGATCAACTGGAGGAGTTGCGCAACCTGCAGGATAAGCAGCAGGAAGAAAAGACCGCCTGGCAGCGCCAGCAAAAACAGCAACAAGAGGAACTCGCCGAGATGCGGGCACAGCAGCTCCAGTTGCAAAAGCAGATCAAAGCCGAGCAGGAAGATGTTCGTCAGCAGCGTGAACAGTTGTACAAAAAGATGGAACTTCTGTCCAGTCAAGGCCTGTTGCTGTCGCCCAGCACTCCGCTGCCCCCGGTTAACACCAATCATTCCCACCATGTTGGTCACTTGGATGACAACCATGAGACGGACAACGGTTTAAGTGGAACGGGGAGCAGCACGCCCAGTGTGACCGGGACAGTGGATCGACGCAAGGAACGATGGTTGAGTGGCCCCTCCAACTGCAAAACTCCACCGGTGAATCTGATCAGTGCTAACAATGCACCCAAGGCCAATTCCACTCTGGTCAAACAGAAGTTACCCATGAAGCTCTCTTCGCTCTCGTCCAGCGGTAGTTCAAGCACCCGCGTGGACAAATCCGCTAGCTTCAACAGCGCCTCTCCGGCACCCTACATCTCCTCCGGCAGTGTTCAGCAAATGTTTCCGCTTAAGCTGGCTGACCGGAGGATTGGCACGCCCTCCAACAGTGCCAGTGCAACGACTCCCACAGGAATAGTGCCGCAGCATTCGCGCACCGGAAGCTCGCCGGCGATCATCCAGCAAACAACGACAGCGGCAACTCCCACTCAGAGCGCCGTATCCCGAGCAGATTCCGCAGTCCACTATACACGGACACCGACGAGCAGCCGGACGGGAATTGCAAGAACGACAGGAATTGGTGTGGCCACTGGCCCAGCTCCTCGAGCTAAGCCCGAGGAAGAGGAGATCTACTTCTGA
- the LOC119548284 gene encoding DNA topoisomerase 3-alpha: MKAVLKCFRTVITAHRCYCAKPGQEMKFLNVAEKNDAAKTIAGLLSNGAARRREGYSVYNKVFDFEAPVRGQNAKMVMTSVSGHLMQLEFMVSYKNWRVVDPRSLFDAPIKKSVGPDYEPIKRTLEREVRGCQGLIVWTDCDREGENIGYEIINVCKAIKPNLTVYRATFSEITTIAVRRALQQLGQPDKRQSDAVDVRSELDLRTGAAITRFQTMRLQRLFPEKIANKLISYGSCQIPTLGFVAERYKEVEAFVSEPFWKIKVLHTIDDLTVEFNWARNRLFDKEACENYLLLCLAEPAPRALVESVTVKPKHKWRPTPLDTVEMEKLGSRKLKLSAKETMTIAEKLYSKGFISYPRTETNQFSKEFALAPLVEMQTGHRDWGAFAERVVEWGPNPRNGNKSDQAHPPIHPTKMAENLQGNEARVYELVVRHFLACVSKDAVGSETLVHIDIAGEKFTANGLVIHERNYLDVYVYDKWSAKQIHHYENGQRFEPTEVSLHEGATTAPPLLTEADLIALMEKHGIGTDATHAEHINTIKERGYIGVLDKGFLVPGVIGMGLYEGYDAMELALAKPQLRAEFESDLKLICQGQKDPKVVLSEQIAKYKQSYQQITDKITAMDAKIAARINETPAANTSGQEGSDQTQPTMQTLFQCPKCNQAPLALKPKKNHQGWYIGCNNFPDCKNVVWIPTECKDVSVLDECCPTCGEGHRMLKFRLSTPYYRGVFNTPSGWYKSCLPCDNLFRTTFNINLDSVKRVGGIVGEARGGGWGPGPGPGGGGGGGGGGGGGGGGGSGGGGGPGGGGGGSGGWGSGPGGGGSGDGGSSSGGARKNPPKGKGTKTDTGPKKPVTKKPPSEPKPKKAPKTTVNKKNPSIKSSGGIRSYFTSSATSNSPTNELDGFFDSNDGFEDAMLAAADSVESGTSQSQTSNLVPLDDDIAAAFAADDDAEFEALVNGGNVQDSQLDKSLSTWVQEQDEADDRPMLWGSRERASYGTAAPTPPPKPAAKRPRWDSAEWDAPPPPATEPEAVLCTGCQQPARQNTVRKDGPNQGRLFYKCPNPDACNFFQWADEPASSSRSNNAFDSTARSTTSASSWGTNRVVTLPSNHQSSSQFGQSSMRSNSSSTVTITQTKTKRQEWNTTTTSPGDGEQVMCNCGQVASSLTVRKDGPNQGRPFFSCPTREKSCGFFKWGDEDQNQGASSSSSSAWGSSNRNPPGRSQPNTSTSDGPKARRCGLCRKEGHTRNKCPRKNDFDM, translated from the exons ATGAAAGCTGTCCTAAAATGTTTTCGCACCGTGATTACTGCACACAGATGCTACTGCGCTAAGCCCGGCCAGGAGATGAAGTTCCTCAATGTGGCGGAGAAGAACGACGCCGCCAAGACAATTGCCGGTTTGTTGTCCAATGGCGCAGCACGCAGG CGCGAGGGCTACTCGGTGTACAACAAGGTCTTCGACTTCGAGGCTCCGGTACGTGGTCAGAATGCCAAAATGGTAATGACCTCCGTATCCGGCCACCTGATGCAGCTGGAGTTCATGGTGTCCTATAAAAACTGGCGAGTGGTGGATCCGCGCTCCCTGTTCGATGCCCCGATAAAGAAGTCCGTGGGCCCGGACTATGAGCCCATCAAAAGGACTTTGGAGCGCGAGGTGCGCGGCTGCCAGGGATTGATTGTCTGGACGGATTGCGATCGCGAGGGCGAGAACATTGGCTACGAGATAATCAATGTATGTAAGGCTATCAAACCGAATCTTACGGTTTACCGTGCCACATTTTCGGAGATTACCACCATTGCGGTTCGGCGGGCTCTGCAGCAGTTGGGTCAGCCGGACAAAAGGCAGAGCGATGCGGTGGATGTGCGCTCGGAACTGGATCTAAGGACAGGGGCTGCCATTACCCGGTTCCAGACCATGCGCCTGCAGCGGCTTTTCCCTGAGAAAATCGCCAACAAGCTCATATCGTATGGAAGTTGTCAAATTCCCACTCTTGGATTTGTCGCCGAGCGGTACAAGGAGGTTGAGGCGTTTGTATCCGAGCCCTTTTGGAAGATTAAAG TCCTGCACACCATTGATGACTTGACGGTGGAGTTTAATTGGGCACGAAATCGTCTCTTCGACAAGGAAGCCTGCGAAAACTACCTGCTACTCTGCCTGGCCGAGCCAGCTCCTCGAGCGCTCGTCGAAAGCGTTACTGTCAAGCCCAAACACAAATGGCGACCCACTCCGCTGGATACGGTAGAAATGGAAAAGCTCGGCTCAAGGAAACTCAAGTTGTCGGCCAAGGAGACCATGACCATAGCAGAGAAATTGTATAGCAAGGGTTTCATTAGCTATCCCCGCACGGAAACCAACCAGTTCTCCAAGGAGTTCGCTCTGGCGCCGCTAGTTGAGATGCAAACAGGTCACCGCGACTGGGGAGCATTTGCCGAGCGGGTAGTCGAGTGGGGCCCAAATCCTCGCAACGGCAACAAGTCGGATCAGGCGCATCCTCCCATACATCCCACCAAAATGGCGGAAA ATTTGCAGGGAAACGAGGCTCGGGTATACGAACTGGTGGTGCGACACTTCCTTGCCTGCGTCAGCAAAGATGCCGTCGGCTCTGAAACGCTCGTTCACATTGACATTGCCGGGGAGAAGTTCACGGCGAATGGTCTGGTTATTCACGAACGCAACTACCTGGACGTTTATGTCTACGACAAGTGGAGTGCCAAGCAGATTCACCACTATGAAAACGGCCAGCGCTTTGAGCCCACGGAGGTGTCGTTGCACGAAGGAGCCACCACTGCTCCGCCTCTGCTGACCGAAGCGGATCTGATTGCACTAATGGAAAAGCACGGTATTGGCACGGATGCCACGCATGCTGAGCACATAAATACGATTAAGGAGCGTGGCTATATTGGAGTGCTCGACAAGGGCTTCTTGGTACCAGGAGTTATAGGAATGGGTCTCTACGAGGGATACGATGCAATGGAACTGGCTCTGGCCAAGCCCCAGCTGCGTGCAGAGTTTGAATCGGATCTGAAACTTATTTGCCAGGGGCAAAAGGATCCCAAAGTGGTTTTGAGCGAACAGATAGCCAAGTACAAGCAATCCTACCAGCAAATTACCGACAAGATCACAGCCATGGATGCCAAGATAGCTGCTCGAATCAATGAGACGCCAGCGGCCAATACTTCGGGTCAGGAAGGATCCGATCAGACTCAACCCACTATGCAAACGCTCTTTCAGTGCCCGAAATGCAATCAGGCGCCACTGGCACTGAAGCCCAAGAAGAACCACCAGGGGTGGTACATTGGTTGCAACAACTTCCCCGACTGCAAAAACGTCGTATGGATCCCAACTGAGTGCAAGGACGTTTCCGTGTTGGACGAGTGCTGCCCCACTTGCGGCGAAGGTCACCGGATGCTTAAGTTCCGTCTGAGCACGCCATACTATCGCGGGGTATTCAATACGCCCAGCGGCTGGTACAAGTCCTGTCTGCCCTGTGATAATCTCTTTCGCACCACGTTCAACATTAATTTGGATTCAGTGAAGAGAGTGGGTGGCATTGTAGGCGAGGCGAGAGGCGGAGGATGGGGTCCGGGACCAGgaccaggaggaggaggtggcggcggcggcggcggcggaggcggaggaggaggtggttccggaggaggaggtggtcctggaggaggaggtggtggtTCAGGAGGATGGGGCAGTGGACCAGGCGGAGGTGGTTCGGGCGATGGAGGTAGTAGCTCTGGAGGTGCTCGTAAAAATCCTCCAAAAGGAAAAGGAACTAAAACTGACACCGGTCCTAAGAAACCAGTAACCAAAAAACCTCCAAGCGAACCAAAGCCGAAAAAGGCGCCGAAGACCActgtcaataaaaaaaatccaagCATTAAATCGTCTGGCGGCATACGCAGCTACTTTACCAGTTCCGCCACTTCGAATTCTCCCACAAACGAACTAGATGGATTCTTCGATAGTAACGATGGCTTCGAGGATGCCATGTTGGCTGCTGCTGACTCCGTGGAATCGGGTACAAGCCAATCACAAACCTCTAACTTGGTTCCATTGGATGACGACATAGCCGCCGCCTTTGCCGCGGACGACGATGCTGAATTTGAGGCGTTGGTGAACGGAGGAAATGTGCAGGATTCCCAGCTGGATAAGAGCCTCTCGACATGGGTACAGGAACAGGACGAGGCAGATGACAGGCCCATGCTTTGGGGAAGTCGTGAGAGGGCCTCTTACGGTACTGCTGCTCCCACTCCTCCCCCCAAACCGGCAGCTAAACGGCCAAGGTGGGATAGTGCCGAATGGGATGCTCCACCCCCACCGGCTACCGAACCGGAAGCAGTACTTTGCACCGGGTGCCAGCAGCCAGCTCGTCAAAACACCGTTCGTAAGGATGGACCCAACCAGGGCAGGTTGTTCTACAAGTGTCCCAATCCAGATGCGTGCAACTTCTTTCAGTGGGCTGATGAGCCAGCTTCATCATCCAGGAGCAACAATGCCTTTGACAGTACCGCTCGGAGCACAACCAGTGCTTCCTCTTGGGGCACCAACCGAGTGGTCACACTACCTAGTAATCACCAGAGCAGCTCCCAGTTTGGCCAATCATCTATGCGATCCAACTCTAGCAGCACTGTCACCATTACacaaacgaaaacgaaaaggCAGGAGTGGAATACGACGACCACGTCTCCAGGCGATGGGGAGCAGGTAATGTGCAACTGCGGGCAAGTGGCCAGTAGCCTGACAGTCCGGAAGGATGGGCCCAACCAGGGTAGGCCCTTTTTCTCGTGCCCTACGCGGGAGAAGTCCTGCGGTTTCTTTAAATGGGGAGATGAGGACCAAAACCAAG GTGCTAGCAGTAGTTCTAGTTCCGCTTGGGGATCGTCTAACCGTAATCCTCCTGGACGTAGTCAACCTAACACTTCCACATCGGATGGTCCGAAAGCACGTCGCTGTGGACTTTGTCGGAAGGAAGGACACACACGAAACAAGTGTCCGCGCAAGAATGACTTTGATATGTAA